From a region of the Corallococcus coralloides DSM 2259 genome:
- the dps gene encoding DNA starvation/stationary phase protection protein Dps, which translates to MALYKSPSPLSEQARTAIAATLNERLSDGLDLHSQIKVAHWNIKGPQFAALHPLFETFAVSLANHNDSIAERAVTLGGRAYGTSRHVGKNSRLPEYPQETSRDLEHVKLLAERIEVYLNGLRESRAAVEGHKDTDTVDLFTGIITEFEKHAWFLRASLEG; encoded by the coding sequence ATGGCCCTCTACAAGAGCCCGAGTCCCCTCTCCGAGCAGGCCCGCACCGCCATCGCCGCCACCCTCAACGAGCGGCTCTCCGACGGGTTGGACCTGCACTCGCAGATCAAGGTCGCCCACTGGAACATCAAGGGCCCGCAGTTCGCCGCGCTGCACCCGCTGTTCGAAACGTTCGCGGTGAGCCTGGCCAACCACAACGACTCCATCGCGGAGCGCGCGGTGACGCTGGGCGGGCGCGCATACGGCACCAGCCGCCACGTGGGCAAGAACAGCCGCCTGCCGGAGTATCCGCAGGAGACCTCGCGCGACCTGGAGCACGTGAAGCTCTTGGCCGAGCGCATCGAGGTGTACCTCAACGGCCTGCGTGAGAGCCGCGCGGCGGTGGAGGGCCACAAGGACACGGACACGGTGGACCTCTTCACCGGCATCATCACCGAGTTCGAGAAGCACGCCTGGTTCCTCAGGGCCTCCCTCGAAGGCTAG
- a CDS encoding carboxymuconolactone decarboxylase family protein, whose protein sequence is MASLEVVRSELADAHKDTRLNLSAVLESTTLTPEQRWGTAVACAFAARNERLKEAMLNEAKQALGDKATPVIEDARAAASLMAMNNVFYRFRHMIGKESYATKRAGLRMNRLAQVLTNKVDFELVCLAVSAINGCEMCIQSHEKVVLEGGLSEEHVHDAVRIASVIHAAAVGLES, encoded by the coding sequence ATGGCTTCGCTCGAAGTCGTCCGCAGCGAACTCGCGGACGCCCACAAGGACACCCGCCTCAACCTCTCCGCGGTCCTGGAGAGCACGACCCTCACCCCCGAGCAGCGCTGGGGGACGGCCGTGGCATGCGCCTTCGCCGCCCGGAACGAGCGGCTGAAGGAGGCCATGCTCAACGAGGCGAAGCAGGCACTGGGCGACAAGGCCACGCCCGTCATCGAGGACGCACGTGCGGCGGCCTCGCTGATGGCGATGAACAACGTCTTCTACCGGTTCCGTCACATGATCGGGAAGGAGTCGTACGCGACCAAGCGGGCCGGGCTGCGGATGAACCGGCTGGCCCAGGTGCTGACCAACAAGGTGGACTTCGAGCTGGTCTGCCTCGCGGTCAGCGCCATCAACGGCTGCGAGATGTGCATCCAGTCGCATGAGAAGGTCGTGCTGGAAGGCGGCCTCTCCGAGGAGCACGTGCACGATGCGGTCCGCATCGCGAGCGTCATCCACGCGGCGGCGGTTGGACTGGAGTCCTAG
- a CDS encoding peroxiredoxin — protein MLTVGDKLPNFKLKGTVSLEKNKEFQDISNDTYKGKWTVLFAWPKDFTFICPTEIAEFGKHNKDFQDRDAQVLGLSTDSEFVHHAWRTHHPDLKNLPFPMLADIKRELSSALGILHKEEGVALRATFIADPEGIIRHVSVNDLSVGRNVKETVRTLDALQTDELCPCNWQKGEETLTSKLQKAG, from the coding sequence ATGCTGACCGTTGGCGACAAGCTTCCGAACTTCAAGCTGAAGGGCACCGTGAGCCTGGAGAAGAACAAGGAGTTCCAGGACATCTCCAACGACACGTACAAGGGCAAGTGGACCGTCCTGTTCGCGTGGCCGAAGGACTTCACGTTCATCTGCCCGACGGAGATCGCGGAGTTCGGCAAGCACAACAAGGACTTCCAGGACCGCGACGCGCAGGTGCTGGGTCTGTCCACCGACAGCGAGTTCGTGCACCACGCGTGGCGCACGCACCACCCGGACCTGAAGAACCTGCCCTTCCCCATGCTGGCGGACATCAAGCGCGAGCTGTCCAGCGCGCTGGGCATCCTGCACAAGGAAGAGGGCGTGGCCCTGCGCGCCACGTTCATCGCGGACCCCGAGGGCATCATCCGCCACGTGTCCGTGAACGACCTGTCCGTGGGCCGCAACGTCAAGGAGACCGTCCGCACGCTGGACGCGCTCCAGACCGACGAGCTGTGCCCGTGCAACTGGCAGAAGGGTGAGGAGACGCTCACCTCCAAGCTGCAGAAGGCGGGGTAA
- a CDS encoding sigma 54-interacting transcriptional regulator has product MPDELMGRHPEVTQDARELVELATTEEGVGELLRRGLDWVSRVVPFDLATLFLLKEGRLEAVAARGPLANQAVRKHSLQLADFPSLKQALETRRARAFTEEDHSHGDGDPFDGVLDLPAGHSCMVVPLCAGERCYGVLTLDRAQCETYAQPVVDLVEVYGQMLATALQGAEQRATAERLHRQDHEHAKLLESQLGGDSEGILETSLSPVMRDLSRRARQVAETDTPVLITGETGTGKERLARAIHRWSARADQPFVSLNCAAIPAGLLESELFGHVKGAFTGANRDRAGRFQMAHGGTLLLDEIGELPVELQAKLLRALQEKAFEPVGSDKTVRADVRILAATHVDLHQAIAQKRFREDLFYRLSVFPLRLPPLRERREDLPQLTVFLLEEQAKRTGRRGMRVSASGLTRLASYDWPGNLRELANALERATILTRGQELTAQSFDLPNGERAREVPGSGAVEETPAPLPAGAKVPTLAAVQREHILRVLTLTRGRVYGEGGAAALLGLKPSTLQSRMKKLGIERLEGFTAAEDA; this is encoded by the coding sequence ATGCCGGATGAACTGATGGGGCGCCACCCGGAAGTGACGCAGGATGCTCGGGAGCTGGTCGAGCTGGCAACCACCGAAGAGGGGGTGGGAGAGCTGCTCCGTCGGGGATTGGACTGGGTGTCCCGCGTGGTGCCCTTCGATCTGGCCACGCTGTTCCTCCTCAAGGAGGGGCGGCTGGAGGCGGTGGCCGCGCGCGGCCCGCTCGCGAACCAGGCGGTGCGCAAGCATTCCCTGCAGCTGGCGGACTTCCCGTCCCTGAAGCAGGCGCTGGAGACGCGGCGCGCGCGGGCCTTCACGGAGGAGGACCACTCGCACGGGGACGGTGACCCGTTCGACGGGGTGTTGGACCTGCCGGCGGGCCACTCGTGCATGGTGGTGCCGCTGTGCGCGGGGGAGCGCTGCTACGGCGTGCTGACGCTGGACCGCGCGCAGTGTGAGACGTACGCGCAGCCGGTGGTGGACCTGGTGGAGGTCTACGGCCAGATGCTGGCCACGGCGCTCCAGGGCGCCGAGCAGCGCGCGACGGCGGAGCGGCTGCACCGCCAGGACCATGAGCACGCGAAGCTCCTGGAGTCGCAGCTGGGCGGGGACTCGGAAGGCATCCTGGAGACGTCCCTGAGTCCGGTGATGCGCGACCTGTCCCGCCGCGCGCGGCAGGTGGCGGAGACGGACACGCCGGTGCTGATCACGGGAGAGACGGGCACGGGCAAGGAGCGGCTGGCGCGGGCCATCCACCGCTGGAGCGCGCGGGCGGACCAGCCCTTCGTGTCGCTCAACTGCGCGGCCATTCCGGCGGGCCTCCTGGAGAGCGAGCTGTTCGGCCACGTGAAGGGGGCCTTCACCGGCGCGAACCGCGACCGGGCGGGCCGCTTCCAGATGGCGCACGGGGGCACGCTGCTGCTGGATGAGATTGGCGAGCTGCCGGTGGAGTTGCAGGCGAAGCTGTTGCGCGCGCTCCAGGAGAAGGCCTTCGAGCCGGTGGGCAGCGACAAGACGGTGCGGGCGGACGTGCGCATCCTCGCGGCGACGCACGTGGACCTGCACCAGGCCATCGCGCAGAAGCGCTTCCGCGAGGACCTCTTCTACCGTCTGAGCGTCTTCCCCTTGAGGCTGCCGCCCCTGCGCGAGCGGCGCGAGGACCTGCCGCAGCTCACCGTGTTCCTCCTGGAGGAGCAGGCGAAGCGCACGGGCCGGCGGGGCATGCGGGTGTCGGCGTCAGGGCTTACGCGACTGGCGTCCTACGACTGGCCGGGCAACCTGCGCGAGCTGGCGAACGCGCTGGAGCGCGCCACCATCCTCACGCGCGGCCAGGAGCTGACGGCGCAGTCCTTCGACCTGCCGAACGGCGAGCGCGCGCGGGAGGTGCCGGGCTCGGGGGCGGTGGAGGAGACTCCGGCGCCGCTGCCCGCGGGGGCGAAGGTGCCCACGCTGGCGGCGGTGCAGCGTGAGCACATCCTGCGGGTGCTCACGCTCACCCGGGGCCGCGTCTACGGTGAAGGTGGCGCGGCGGCGCTGCTGGGGCTCAAGCCGTCCACGCTGCAGAGCCGGATGAAGAAGCTGGGCATCGAGCGGCTGGAGGGCTTCACCGCCGCCGAGGACGCGTGA
- a CDS encoding biotin-dependent carboxyltransferase family protein — MSACIEIVGLGAPATVQDGGRPGVMHHGVPPGGAWVPELLAAANRAVGNAPGAAALESFGRLELRARGRDVRVSVDGEAPSVLADGATLSVPAPTQHAVRYVAVDGALAVPEVLGGQGTLWVARLGGWEGRPLRTGDRLPLGPPGTAPSPADLSRLTEALDPAAPLRVLLGPDASRFSDAAVALLLGSTFTVSPSSDRVGQRLDGPPVPHGDEGGGTCRPMVRGAIQVTLSGTPIVMGPDHPTTGGYPLIAAVIRADWGRLGARRPGAPVRFEAVTLEVARDAWRTHPARPPGATSDPARPILGA; from the coding sequence ATGAGCGCCTGTATCGAGATCGTCGGACTGGGCGCACCCGCCACCGTGCAGGACGGTGGACGGCCCGGCGTCATGCATCACGGTGTTCCGCCCGGCGGCGCATGGGTGCCGGAGCTGCTCGCCGCGGCGAACCGCGCGGTGGGCAATGCACCTGGGGCCGCGGCGCTGGAGTCCTTCGGCCGGCTGGAGCTGCGCGCCCGGGGCCGCGACGTGCGCGTGTCCGTGGATGGCGAAGCCCCCAGCGTCCTCGCGGACGGCGCCACGCTCAGCGTGCCCGCCCCCACCCAGCATGCCGTGCGCTACGTGGCCGTGGACGGCGCGCTCGCCGTCCCCGAAGTCCTTGGCGGCCAGGGCACGCTGTGGGTGGCCCGCCTGGGCGGCTGGGAAGGCCGTCCCCTGCGCACCGGCGACCGGCTTCCGTTGGGACCTCCCGGCACCGCCCCTTCCCCTGCCGACCTGTCACGTCTCACGGAGGCCCTGGACCCCGCCGCCCCGCTGCGCGTGCTCCTGGGCCCGGATGCCTCCCGCTTCAGCGACGCTGCCGTGGCGCTCCTCCTGGGCAGCACCTTCACCGTGTCGCCCTCCAGCGACCGCGTGGGCCAGCGGCTGGACGGACCTCCCGTGCCCCACGGCGACGAGGGCGGGGGCACCTGCCGCCCCATGGTGCGCGGCGCCATCCAGGTCACCCTCTCCGGCACGCCCATCGTGATGGGCCCGGACCACCCCACCACCGGAGGCTACCCCCTCATCGCCGCCGTCATCCGCGCGGACTGGGGCCGCCTGGGGGCCCGCCGTCCGGGCGCCCCGGTGCGCTTCGAAGCCGTGACCCTGGAGGTCGCTCGCGACGCCTGGAGGACCCACCCCGCCCGGCCCCCCGGGGCAACTTCGGACCCGGCCCGGCCGATACTGGGGGCATGA
- a CDS encoding LamB/YcsF family protein, with protein sequence MTRCLLNIDLGELPGEDEQLYALAHLANIACGGHAGDAASMRRALELCERHGTMAGAHPSYADRENFGRKALDVAPEVLRAQVAEQCGQLAVLSRERGVPLRHAKPHGALYHAANKSPELARAVVDGVVEALGTDVTIVGPGTGALRDAARAAGLGYAREGFADRGTLPDGSLIPRGQPGAVLTDVGQARENTVRLATGGTVDTLCVHGDTPGAVVLAREVRAMLDALEQPPEPLGDSALRLVLPESVDRGLAREALSALPGVRDAVITESHACVYFDPETPPESPALVLTRLRVAPVTHVEHPLIRIRVRYDGEDLVKVAEHAGLPVEEVVRRHTAREYRVRCVGFLPGFAYLGDVDPSIACPRLPVPRTRVPALAVGIAGTRTGVYPFASPGGWNLVGTALDFTAFDPQRGTELQLGARVRFERVER encoded by the coding sequence ATGACGCGGTGCCTGCTCAACATCGACCTGGGGGAGCTGCCCGGGGAGGACGAACAGCTCTACGCGCTCGCGCACCTGGCGAACATCGCCTGCGGAGGCCACGCGGGGGATGCGGCGTCCATGCGGCGGGCGCTGGAACTGTGCGAACGACACGGCACGATGGCGGGCGCGCATCCGTCCTACGCGGACCGCGAGAACTTCGGGCGCAAGGCGCTGGACGTAGCACCAGAGGTGCTGCGTGCGCAGGTAGCGGAGCAGTGCGGACAGCTGGCCGTGCTGTCCCGCGAGCGTGGCGTTCCGCTGCGGCACGCGAAGCCTCATGGAGCGCTGTACCACGCGGCCAACAAGTCCCCGGAGCTGGCGCGCGCGGTGGTGGATGGCGTGGTGGAGGCGCTGGGGACGGACGTCACGATCGTGGGGCCCGGCACCGGCGCGTTGAGGGATGCGGCGCGGGCGGCGGGGCTCGGGTATGCGCGCGAGGGCTTCGCGGACCGGGGCACGTTGCCGGACGGTTCATTGATTCCGCGCGGCCAGCCCGGCGCGGTGCTGACGGACGTGGGGCAGGCGCGCGAGAACACGGTGCGGCTGGCCACGGGCGGCACGGTGGACACGCTGTGCGTGCACGGCGACACGCCGGGCGCGGTGGTGCTGGCCCGCGAGGTGCGCGCGATGCTGGACGCGCTGGAGCAGCCGCCGGAGCCGCTGGGGGACAGCGCGTTGCGGCTGGTGCTGCCGGAGTCGGTGGACCGGGGACTGGCGCGCGAAGCCCTGTCCGCGCTGCCGGGCGTGCGGGACGCGGTCATCACCGAGTCCCACGCCTGCGTGTACTTCGACCCGGAGACCCCGCCCGAGTCCCCAGCGCTCGTGCTGACGCGGCTGCGCGTGGCGCCGGTCACGCACGTGGAGCATCCGCTCATCCGCATCCGCGTGCGCTACGACGGCGAGGACCTGGTGAAGGTGGCCGAGCACGCGGGCCTGCCGGTGGAGGAAGTGGTGCGGCGCCACACGGCGCGCGAGTACAGGGTGCGCTGCGTGGGCTTCCTCCCGGGCTTCGCGTACCTGGGGGACGTGGATCCAAGCATCGCGTGTCCCCGGCTGCCGGTGCCGCGCACGCGGGTGCCAGCGCTCGCGGTGGGCATCGCCGGGACGCGCACGGGCGTGTACCCATTCGCGTCGCCGGGAGGCTGGAACCTCGTGGGCACCGCGCTGGACTTCACCGCCTTCGACCCCCAGCGCGGCACGGAGCTCCAGCTGGGAGCCCGCGTGCGCTTCGAGCGGGTGGAGAGATGA
- a CDS encoding histidine phosphatase family protein — MGALYFIRHGQASFGAKDYDKLSDVGVQQARVLGEALRTRLPKVDAVVTGTMLRHRETADACLQALGQQVEPVRTAGFNEFDHEEVVHRHTPRYADFAVLREELAATKDPRRAYQDLFTQAVGRWVAGGHDSEYRESWSAFKARCLEALATLVASLGPSRTALVFTSGGPITAISQDLLGIPDEHAFRTNWTLANCGVTKVIYSERGRYLSTLNEHGHFEGEHRALITYR, encoded by the coding sequence ATGGGCGCGCTCTACTTCATCCGTCACGGCCAGGCGTCCTTCGGCGCGAAGGACTACGACAAGCTGTCGGACGTGGGCGTGCAGCAGGCGCGCGTCCTGGGTGAAGCGCTGCGCACGCGGCTGCCGAAGGTGGACGCCGTGGTGACGGGCACCATGCTGCGCCACCGCGAGACGGCGGACGCGTGCCTCCAGGCGCTGGGCCAGCAGGTGGAGCCTGTGCGGACGGCAGGCTTCAACGAGTTCGACCACGAGGAGGTCGTGCACCGGCACACGCCGCGCTACGCGGACTTCGCCGTGCTGCGCGAAGAGCTGGCCGCGACGAAGGACCCTCGCCGCGCGTATCAGGACCTGTTCACCCAGGCCGTGGGGCGCTGGGTCGCGGGCGGACACGACAGCGAGTACCGGGAGTCCTGGAGCGCGTTCAAGGCGCGCTGCCTGGAGGCGCTGGCGACGCTCGTGGCCTCGCTGGGGCCCTCCAGGACGGCGCTGGTGTTCACTTCCGGCGGCCCCATCACGGCCATCAGCCAGGACCTGCTGGGCATCCCGGACGAGCACGCGTTCCGGACGAACTGGACGCTGGCGAACTGTGGAGTCACGAAGGTCATCTACAGCGAGCGGGGCAGGTATCTGTCCACTCTCAACGAGCACGGACACTTCGAGGGCGAACACCGCGCACTCATCACCTACCGCTGA
- a CDS encoding phosphotransferase family protein translates to MTASVSIPLDEGKAVRSGEALDVPAVDAWLKAQVPSLQGTPEVTQYTGGASNWTYRLKYENRDLILRRPPSGTKAKSAHDMSREYTVQQALKPVYPVVPTMVGLCQDPAVLGAEFYVMERIPGLIPRKHLPKGLDLDKARTRQLCLNVVDQLIALHGVDAQSVGLQSLGKGPGYPQRQISGWSDRYEKALTWNVPRMTRTREWLAAHVPPDIKTCIIHNDWRFDNVVLKPEDPTQVIGVLDWEMATLGDPLMDLGNTLAYWVQADDDAFLRMTRRQPTDLPGMLTREEVVAYYLERTGLKPANWTFYEVYGVFRLAVIAQQIYYRYHHKQTRNPAFKNYWLIVNYLAYRCRQLIKKAGG, encoded by the coding sequence ATGACGGCTTCGGTCTCCATCCCCCTGGACGAGGGCAAGGCCGTGCGCTCCGGCGAGGCGCTGGACGTGCCCGCGGTGGACGCGTGGCTGAAGGCCCAGGTGCCCTCGCTCCAGGGCACGCCGGAGGTGACGCAGTACACGGGCGGCGCCTCCAACTGGACCTACCGGCTCAAGTACGAGAACCGCGACCTCATCCTGCGCAGGCCGCCCTCGGGCACCAAGGCGAAGTCCGCGCACGACATGTCGCGCGAGTACACGGTGCAGCAGGCGCTCAAGCCCGTGTACCCGGTGGTGCCCACCATGGTGGGGCTGTGCCAGGACCCGGCCGTGCTGGGCGCGGAGTTCTACGTGATGGAGCGCATCCCCGGCCTCATCCCGCGCAAGCACCTGCCCAAGGGGCTGGACCTGGACAAGGCCCGCACGCGCCAGCTGTGCCTCAACGTGGTGGATCAGCTCATCGCGCTGCACGGCGTGGACGCGCAGTCGGTGGGCCTCCAGTCGCTGGGCAAGGGGCCGGGCTATCCGCAGCGGCAGATCTCCGGCTGGTCCGACCGCTACGAGAAGGCGCTCACCTGGAACGTGCCCCGGATGACGCGCACGCGCGAGTGGCTGGCCGCGCACGTCCCGCCGGACATCAAGACGTGCATCATCCACAACGACTGGCGCTTCGACAACGTGGTGCTCAAGCCGGAGGACCCCACGCAGGTCATCGGGGTGCTGGACTGGGAGATGGCCACGCTGGGCGACCCGCTGATGGACCTGGGCAACACGCTGGCCTACTGGGTCCAGGCGGATGACGACGCCTTCCTGCGCATGACGCGCCGTCAGCCCACGGACCTGCCCGGCATGCTCACGCGCGAGGAGGTGGTGGCGTACTACCTGGAGCGCACCGGCCTGAAGCCCGCCAACTGGACCTTCTACGAGGTCTACGGCGTGTTCCGGCTCGCGGTCATCGCGCAGCAGATCTACTACCGCTACCACCACAAGCAGACGCGCAACCCGGCGTTCAAGAACTACTGGCTCATCGTCAACTACCTGGCCTACCGCTGCCGGCAGCTCATCAAGAAGGCGGGGGGCTGA
- a CDS encoding acyl-CoA dehydrogenase family protein, with protein MDFQPSARTTEYLERVKRFMADHIEPVEAEYLQALHAMEAGGDWRRWKVPPVMVELKARAKAEGLWNLFLPDAKLGAGLSTLEYAPLAEQMGRSFMAPEVFNCSAPDTGNMEVLWRYGSPEQQEQWLKPLLAGDIRSVFCMTEPDAASSDATNMQATAEVDGDHVVLNGKKWWSSGLGHPNAKVAIFMGRTSQAGADRHHQHSMVLVPMDAPGVEIIRMLPVYGDHDAPHGHGEVHFNNVRLPASALISGPGMGFEIAQGRLGPGRIHHCMRCIGAAERALELMIDRGMGRTAFGKPLINLGGNRERVAEARIAIDQARLLTLYAAWKLDDVGALGAMTEISAIKVVAPNVLQKVVDDAIQVHGGAGVSRDTPLAGFFAQARSLRIADGPDEVHKGVITRIELAKRGFSKGG; from the coding sequence ATGGACTTCCAGCCTTCCGCCAGGACGACCGAATACCTGGAGCGCGTGAAGCGCTTCATGGCCGACCACATCGAGCCGGTGGAGGCCGAGTACCTCCAGGCCCTGCATGCGATGGAGGCCGGTGGCGACTGGCGCCGGTGGAAGGTGCCGCCGGTGATGGTGGAGCTCAAGGCCCGCGCGAAGGCGGAAGGGCTGTGGAACCTCTTCCTCCCGGACGCGAAGCTGGGCGCGGGACTGAGCACGCTGGAGTACGCGCCGCTCGCGGAGCAGATGGGCCGCAGCTTCATGGCGCCGGAGGTCTTCAACTGCAGCGCCCCGGACACCGGCAACATGGAGGTGCTCTGGCGCTACGGCTCCCCGGAGCAGCAGGAGCAGTGGCTGAAGCCGCTGCTCGCGGGCGACATCCGCTCGGTGTTCTGCATGACGGAGCCGGACGCCGCGTCGTCGGACGCCACCAACATGCAGGCCACCGCCGAGGTGGACGGCGACCATGTGGTCCTCAACGGCAAGAAGTGGTGGTCCAGCGGCCTGGGCCACCCCAACGCGAAGGTGGCCATCTTCATGGGCCGCACGTCGCAGGCGGGCGCGGACCGCCACCACCAGCACTCCATGGTCCTGGTCCCCATGGACGCGCCGGGCGTGGAGATCATCCGCATGCTGCCCGTGTACGGCGACCATGACGCCCCGCACGGCCACGGCGAGGTGCACTTCAACAACGTGCGGCTGCCGGCGTCCGCTCTCATCTCCGGGCCGGGCATGGGCTTCGAGATCGCGCAGGGCCGCCTGGGCCCGGGCCGAATCCACCACTGCATGCGCTGCATTGGCGCGGCGGAGCGGGCGCTGGAGCTGATGATCGACCGGGGCATGGGCCGCACCGCGTTCGGCAAGCCGCTGATCAACCTGGGCGGCAACCGCGAGCGCGTGGCGGAGGCGCGCATCGCCATCGACCAGGCGCGCCTGCTCACGCTGTACGCGGCGTGGAAGCTGGATGACGTGGGCGCGCTGGGCGCGATGACGGAGATTTCAGCCATCAAGGTCGTGGCGCCCAACGTGCTCCAGAAGGTGGTGGACGACGCCATCCAGGTGCACGGCGGCGCGGGTGTGTCTCGCGATACGCCGCTGGCGGGCTTCTTCGCCCAGGCGCGCAGCCTGCGCATCGCGGACGGCCCGGACGAAGTGCACAAGGGCGTCATCACCCGCATCGAACTCGCGAAGCGCGGCTTCAGCAAGGGAGGTTGA
- a CDS encoding TetR/AcrR family transcriptional regulator, whose product MPSPRRGKTPPPPAAPEPDARARLIAAGQRVLGERGYDAATVKEVAREAGVNQGLVHYYFGSKDALLLAVTQEASRQYLSELERLRAQTPAEELAQTAFAWGEKLATDAPGTCRLRYELFALGLRNRELTPAVAQLLGQGDEEIARTVAHVRTGHDTAPTAEDLHYAVIIKACVDGLALHHQLDKSFDPLPVYALLRRIMLASIEQPAPPRAPARKPKAQGRRGARSSRARKTPGPRRR is encoded by the coding sequence ATGCCATCCCCCCGCCGTGGCAAGACGCCGCCTCCTCCCGCTGCTCCGGAGCCTGACGCCCGGGCGCGCCTCATCGCCGCCGGCCAGCGCGTGTTGGGGGAGCGCGGCTACGACGCCGCCACGGTGAAGGAGGTGGCGCGCGAGGCCGGGGTGAACCAGGGCCTGGTGCACTACTACTTCGGCAGCAAGGACGCGCTGCTCCTGGCCGTCACCCAGGAGGCGAGCCGGCAGTACCTGTCGGAGCTGGAGCGGCTGCGCGCGCAGACCCCGGCGGAGGAGCTGGCGCAGACGGCCTTCGCCTGGGGCGAGAAGCTGGCCACGGACGCGCCGGGCACGTGCCGGTTGCGTTACGAGCTGTTCGCGCTGGGCCTGCGCAACCGGGAGCTGACGCCCGCCGTCGCGCAGCTCCTGGGCCAGGGCGACGAGGAGATCGCCCGCACCGTGGCGCACGTGCGCACGGGCCACGACACGGCCCCCACCGCCGAGGACCTGCACTACGCGGTCATCATCAAGGCGTGCGTGGACGGGCTCGCGCTGCACCACCAGCTGGACAAGAGCTTCGACCCGCTGCCCGTGTACGCGCTCTTGCGGCGGATCATGCTCGCGAGCATCGAGCAGCCCGCCCCGCCTCGTGCACCCGCGCGCAAGCCGAAGGCCCAGGGCCGTCGCGGAGCGCGCTCGTCACGCGCGCGTAAGACGCCGGGCCCTCGCCGCCGCTGA
- a CDS encoding aminotransferase class V-fold PLP-dependent enzyme, whose product MSAPFESYRAEFPVLKEQLYLNHAGVAPTSTRAAAAVKAWMDDVVNHGVLHERGWEAQSEKVRGLAARIIGASPEEVAFVRNTSHGLGLVAEGLDWQPGDEVAVATSLEYPSNVYPWLHLKGRGVEVREIPTPDGGVTPEAVASVLTPRTRLVAVSSVQFATGHRTDLDALGALCERSGVLLCVDGIQSVGCIPVDVKKSRVHFLSADSHKWMLGISGIGFLYVAKDVLPRVRPALVGWRSTTDAWNFNRSHFELRPDAAKFEEGSAAYPGIYAMGAALELLLEVGTDAIGARIGELLAQLDAGLRGLGCDVGPEPKDRAGILTFLPPGANVRALSAYLSEKTVSHSVRRGRIRLSPHFYNTNEEMDRLVELVRAYRPG is encoded by the coding sequence ATGAGTGCCCCGTTCGAGTCCTACCGCGCCGAGTTCCCCGTCCTGAAGGAACAGCTCTACCTCAACCACGCCGGGGTCGCGCCCACGAGCACGCGCGCCGCCGCCGCGGTGAAGGCCTGGATGGACGACGTGGTGAATCACGGCGTCCTCCATGAGCGCGGCTGGGAGGCCCAGAGCGAGAAGGTGCGCGGGCTCGCCGCGCGCATCATCGGCGCGTCACCGGAAGAGGTGGCCTTCGTGCGCAACACCAGCCACGGCCTGGGGCTGGTGGCGGAAGGCCTGGACTGGCAACCCGGAGACGAGGTCGCCGTCGCCACGAGCCTCGAGTACCCCTCCAACGTCTACCCGTGGCTGCACCTCAAGGGCCGGGGCGTGGAGGTCCGCGAGATTCCCACGCCGGACGGCGGCGTGACGCCGGAGGCGGTGGCGTCCGTGCTCACTCCGCGCACGCGGCTGGTGGCGGTGTCGTCGGTGCAGTTCGCCACCGGCCACCGCACGGACCTGGATGCGCTGGGCGCATTGTGTGAGCGCTCCGGCGTGCTCTTGTGCGTGGACGGCATCCAGAGCGTGGGCTGCATCCCCGTGGACGTGAAGAAGAGCCGTGTGCACTTCCTCAGCGCGGACAGCCACAAGTGGATGCTGGGCATCTCCGGCATCGGCTTCCTGTACGTGGCGAAGGACGTGCTGCCGCGCGTGCGGCCCGCGCTGGTGGGCTGGCGCAGCACCACCGACGCGTGGAACTTCAACCGCTCGCACTTCGAGCTGCGCCCGGACGCGGCGAAGTTCGAGGAGGGCAGCGCCGCGTACCCCGGCATCTACGCGATGGGCGCCGCATTGGAATTGCTGCTGGAGGTGGGGACGGACGCCATCGGCGCGCGGATTGGCGAGCTGCTGGCCCAGCTGGACGCGGGCCTGCGCGGCCTGGGCTGCGACGTGGGCCCCGAGCCGAAGGACCGCGCGGGCATCCTCACCTTCCTGCCGCCGGGTGCGAACGTCCGGGCGCTCAGCGCGTACCTGTCGGAGAAGACGGTGTCCCACTCCGTCCGGCGCGGGCGCATCCGCCTGTCGCCGCACTTCTACAACACGAACGAGGAGATGGACCGGCTGGTGGAGCTGGTGCGCGCGTACCGGCCCGGGTGA